Proteins encoded by one window of Conger conger chromosome 1, fConCon1.1, whole genome shotgun sequence:
- the stx17 gene encoding syntaxin-17 yields the protein MREMEKLCGRVRREDVAALQTLVQPIKERAAAAVRDFLQLHAEAPAPLDPPQTDPPGPSHSHHAPDSDAFSSAGEGEELLLAQTHIPLPDIPQDQSASESWETLEEDLLDLNGLVNEFSALVHSQQAQIDTIEDNVEAATANVEAGSRSLGKAVKYKMAVLPVAGAVLGGVVGGPLGLLAGFKVAGVVAALSGGLLGYAGGNAIQKTRRARVDLQLQQLSSSTTETPPPGGGEEE from the exons ATGCGGGAGATGGAGAAGCTGTGTGGGCGTGTGCGGAGGGAGGACGTCGCCGCCCTGCAGACGCTGGTGCAGCCAATCAAAGAGCGCGCTGCAGCGGCCGTCCGGGACTTCCTGCAGCTGCACGCGGAGGCCCCTGCACCCCTGGACCCCCCGCAGACTGACCCCCCGGGGCCCTCACactcccatcatgcaccag ACTCGGATGCTTTCTCCAGTgccggggagggagaggaactgCTCCTGGCTCAAACCCACATTCCCCTACCCGACATCCCCCAAGACCAGAGCGCATCAGAGTCCTGGGAGACCCTGGAGGAG GACCTACTGGATCTGAACGGCCTGGTGAACGAGTTCTCCGCGCTGGTCCAT TCCCAACAGGCCCAGATCGACACCATCGAGGACAACGTGGAGGCGGCGACCGCTAACGTGGAGGCGGGGTCCCGGAGCCTGGGGAAG gcggTGAAGTACAAGATGGCCGTGCTGCCGGTGGCCGGGGCGGTTTTGGGCGGGGTGGTGGGCGGTCCCCTGGGGCTGCTGGCGGGGTTCAAGGTGGCCGGGGTGGTGGCGGCGCTCAGCGGGGGGCTGCTGGGATACGCCGGGGGGAACGCCATCCAGAAGACCCGCCGCGCCAGAGTGGACCTGCAGCTACAGCAGCTCTCCAGCAGCACCACGGAGACCCCACCaccgggaggaggagaggaggagtga